DNA from Aliarcobacter skirrowii CCUG 10374:
AGTGAATTTATTACTTCTTTCTCAAATAAAAAGCTTAGTTTAACTTTTCCAGATAATTTTGGTTATATGAATTGTAAAAAAGAGATAGTAAGTGATGATATATATTTATTTAAAACTCATGCTCAAGCAAATAAAGATTTTTCGATACAAACAAATTTGAAAGTTGACAGTTTATTTATAAATATAATACTTGATGGAAAAGTTCAATATCAGTCAAATACTGATGATAAAATAGAAATTTTTAAAAAAAATGATACTTATATAAAATATATAGATGAAGCTGATTCTATAACAGCATTAGATAAAAACTCTTTTTCTAAAGGGCTTGCAATATCTATAAAGAATGACTTTTTAGAAAAGCAATTATCAACTTATTCGTATTTACTTGATAGGATAAAAACTTCTTCCTCTTTTATACATAGAGTAGATAACTCTCTTAATATAAAATTAGCAAATGAACTTTTTAATTCACCTTTTACAAATGAATTACATAATATCTATCTACAAAGTAAAGTATTAGAAATAATTTATAATCAATTTAAAGAGTTTGAGAAATGTTTTTGTAAAAAAGAGTTTAATTGCGAAAAAATAAAACTTTCAAATGAAGATATACAAGCTTTATATAAAGCAAGAGATATTATTCTTTTAACACATGATTTTCCTGACTTATCAACACTTGCTAGGAAAGTAGCAATAAATGAATTTAAACTAAAATTTGGATTTAAAAAACTTTTTAATACTACTGTTGGAAAAATGATTCTTGAGCATAAGATGATTTATGCAAAAGCTTTACTTGAAAGTAGTGAATTTTCTATTTTGGAAATTGCAAACTTTGTTGGATATAAATATCAACAAAGTTTTACTAATGCTTTTATCCACTTTTTTGGTGTTCGTCCAAAAGATGTTATGAAAAGTAGAAGTTACTACTACTCTTTGACTAAGTAACTTACTTTATAGTTTGTTAGTCAAAAGTAAATAAATATTTATCATATAAAATTCTTTTAAGTTTAAATAATATACTATACCCCCCTATAGTATAAATATTAAAAAGGATTAAAATGGCATATTGTTGCGATGTAGAAAGAAAAAAGTTACAAAATAGAATAAGTCGAATATATGGACAAATACACTCTTTAAAAAACAAATTTAATGATGAAAATTTTAAATTAGAAGAGGATCCATATGAGATTATAAGACAATTAACAGCTATAAAAGGTGCAGTAAGTGGTATGACAAACTCATATATTGAACACTTTGCAAAAGGACATATGATAGAAAATATCAAAAACGGAAGCAATGCAGAAGCGGTTGCACAAATTGATAATTTACTAGAGATTATTAAAGTATATGGAAAATAGGAGAAATAAAATGGAAAATTGTAAATTTGGTTTAAGCGAACATAAGCCTTTTTTAAATAAAGAGGATAATCATCATCATAAACACACATCTGAAAATCATGGTAGTTGTAGTGGACATCATCACGAACACTCGCACTCTCATAATCATAGAACAGCAGATAAAAAAGTGCTAAAAATTGCTTTATTGATTACTATTGTAACAATGTTTGCAGAGTTTTTTTATGGAGTTTTATCAAACTCTTTAGCACTAATTTCAGATGCAATTCATATGTTTACACACTCTTTTGCTTTGATTATATCACTTGTAGCAATAATTATTGCTAGTAAAATTGCACCTATATCTAAAACATTTGGATACTATAGAATAGAGGTACTAGCGGCTTTTGTAAATGGTATAACAATAGTTTTATCAATAGTTTGGATAGTTTATGAAGCTTATGAAAGATTTATTAATCCTCAGATTATTGATATTAAAATGGCTATGATAGTTGCAGTTATCGGACTTGTTGTAAATATTATTACTGGTGTTATTTTAATGCAAGGTGATAGAGATAATATAAATTTAAAATCTGCATTTATTCATATGTTAAGCGATGCTTTATCTTCTGTTGCAATAATTATTGGATATATAGTTATTTATTATACATCTTGGTATTTTGTAGATATTATTTTAGCAATTTTAGTTGCATTTGTGATTTTAAAGTGGGCTATTGATATTCTTAAAAGTTCTATAAATACACTACTTGAAGCATCACCTGTTGATATAAATAGAGTTAAAAATTTTATTGAAAAAAATGATAAAGTAGTAGAACTACACGATATTCATATCTGGGAGATAACTCAAGATATGTATAATATGACCGCACATGTTAAAATTGATAAAAAAGATTTAGAAAATTATGAAGAAATTTTGAAAAATATAAATCATAATTTAAAAGAGAAATTTAAAATAGTTCACACAACTTTTCAGTTTGAGTGGTAGCTTTTTTTTATTAAACTTGGATATAATTGCCCAAAAATTAAAAAAAGAGCCTATATGATTGATATAAAACTATTACAAAATGATTTTGAAAAAAGTAGCCAACTTTTAGAGAAAAAAGGAGTTTCTAAAGATATTTTAGAATCTCTTAAAGTTTTAGCACAAAAAACAAAGATAAAAAGACAAGAGCAAGAAGAGACAACAGC
Protein-coding regions in this window:
- a CDS encoding helix-turn-helix domain-containing protein, with protein sequence MSHNFIIGDVSEFITSFSNKKLSLTFPDNFGYMNCKKEIVSDDIYLFKTHAQANKDFSIQTNLKVDSLFINIILDGKVQYQSNTDDKIEIFKKNDTYIKYIDEADSITALDKNSFSKGLAISIKNDFLEKQLSTYSYLLDRIKTSSSFIHRVDNSLNIKLANELFNSPFTNELHNIYLQSKVLEIIYNQFKEFEKCFCKKEFNCEKIKLSNEDIQALYKARDIILLTHDFPDLSTLARKVAINEFKLKFGFKKLFNTTVGKMILEHKMIYAKALLESSEFSILEIANFVGYKYQQSFTNAFIHFFGVRPKDVMKSRSYYYSLTK
- a CDS encoding metal/formaldehyde-sensitive transcriptional repressor — translated: MAYCCDVERKKLQNRISRIYGQIHSLKNKFNDENFKLEEDPYEIIRQLTAIKGAVSGMTNSYIEHFAKGHMIENIKNGSNAEAVAQIDNLLEIIKVYGK
- a CDS encoding cation diffusion facilitator family transporter, which produces MENCKFGLSEHKPFLNKEDNHHHKHTSENHGSCSGHHHEHSHSHNHRTADKKVLKIALLITIVTMFAEFFYGVLSNSLALISDAIHMFTHSFALIISLVAIIIASKIAPISKTFGYYRIEVLAAFVNGITIVLSIVWIVYEAYERFINPQIIDIKMAMIVAVIGLVVNIITGVILMQGDRDNINLKSAFIHMLSDALSSVAIIIGYIVIYYTSWYFVDIILAILVAFVILKWAIDILKSSINTLLEASPVDINRVKNFIEKNDKVVELHDIHIWEITQDMYNMTAHVKIDKKDLENYEEILKNINHNLKEKFKIVHTTFQFEW